TTTTCGTGGCATATTAACTTCATGATTTTAAGAAAAAGTTAAGACAACCACTAAATTTTAGACCCTAATCTTTATCTATTTCTATTCTAATCGAGGGATAGCTTTCCAGCCAATTGATTTTTGTCCAATGCGAAAAATGATAGAATTTGCTAAGCCTAATTCTTGGATAGCATTAATTAATAAAGGTTCTTGTTCTTGGATAACATTGAGCAAATGAGGACATTGAGCAAAATCTAAACAAATCACCGTCGAACAATCCCACGGTTCCCGAAAAATTCGACACTGAGAAGGTAATAAGCTAACTAACGTGCGTAGTCGTTTAATAGCTTCTTTTTCTAACTCAACACTCGTACAATTAAAGGGTAAATGTGGATTGTTCATAAAATCACTGAGTAACTCTTTATACAAGGTAACACTATTGAGGGGATATCATTGTGATTGTTTTAACTAATTTTTCTATTTGTTAAGATTAAATAACTTGAGGGTTTCTGCTTAGAGAGTGAGTTCCTGATTGACTAACCGAGTCTGAAAGCCTTTTTTGGGTGTCCATTCTATAGCCCCTTCTTGTTGTATCGGATACATTTTAATTTTATTTCGCTGTAATTGTCGTTTCAGTTTGTTGGGAATAAAAGGGGTGTTAAGGATCACTGCTTTCACTTGTATTTGTCTTAACCAACTCATCGGAATACTTTTTTGAGATCCTAACAATATTTTGGGAGAATTGTCTAGATATTTTTGGGGTATTTTTCCGTTTGTGTCCTGACTGTTTATCCATAACCATGATTGATTCTCAATTTGCCACCATAAGATCAAGGGTTCATTTGCTAATAATTTTATTTGAGTTGACCCGATTCGGATATTTTCTCCGATTAACATTGATTGAGTATTCTTCTTTGGAGTTCCTGAAGGAGACAAAAATTTATCAACTGTGGGAATAGCATTAATATTTAGCCAGTCCTTAATATTTTCCTCATTGAAAGCGATCGCCAGAGGAATATTGTTAATTCCTTGTTGAGATAAAAAAGGTACAAGAGTATATTTAATTGTTTGTTGATCGCCTAAATTAATTATAGCAATTTTTCCTCGGTTTTGAATGACGACAATTGGATCGGGTTTAGCGGTTAAAATTGTTACTTTGACTAGGGTTAAATTTTGGAAAATAAGAGGAAATGTAATTAAAGAGATAATCAATAATCCCACTAATGGCCAACGCGATCGCCAATATTGATTTAACCAGACTAAACCTAACAATACATAAATAATTATTAGAACTATCAAAGAAATTTTACCAACTACTAAGATACTTAAAGATAAGTTAGCAAAGAAGTGAACTATATTTAATAATAAATCAAGGGGATAATAAAAAATTTGGGCTAAATAAGACCCCAATAAAGGAGATATCAAAGCCACAATAGCATTAATCATACCGCCTAAACTAATCAACATAATTAAGGGAGTGGTAATAATATTGCAAATAATAGTATAAAAACTCAAGGTATAAAAAAAATACATAATCAGAGGAGATGTCCCAATAGTTACTGCTACAGGGACAGCAATTATAGAAGCGATGTTAATGGGCAACCAATCTAATTTTTTTTCTATGGCAGGACTGAGAACAATTAAGCTAAAAGTAGCAATAAAACTTAATTGAAAACTTAAACTCCAGATCCATAAAGGGTTGTAAAGTAATAATAAAAATCCGGCTAATAACAAGGATCTTAAAGTATCAGTCTTTTGTTCAAATTTCATTCCTATTAAGACAAATACTCCCATTAAAGTTGCTCTAAAAATTGAAGGTTCTAACCCTGTTATACCAGTATATAATAATAAAATAATGCTGCCAAATATTAATTGTTTATTAGGCGAAAAAATTTTAGTTAACCAAAGGATTAAACCTAATAATAAAGCCACTTGAAATCCAGAAGCAGCCAAGACATGAGATAATCCTGCTCGCATAAATGAATCCCGAATATCCGGCGATAAATCAACAGCTTGTCTCCCTAATACTATAGAACTTAATAATGATCCTTTTTCCTCACCTAATCCCTTAATAAAAGTATTAGTAATACGGTTTCTTACTTTTGTCCATCCGAAAATAGGTAGTTGTCCTTTAAACTTAATTTCATTGCCTTTTAAACCGACAAATGCTCCTTCTTTAGCCAGATAATTTGAAAAATCAAATGCCCCTGGATTCTGAGGCGATCGCGGTTTATATAAAACTCCATTAATTGTTATTCTCTGTCCAGGTTCAAGATCATTATCTTGGTCAATAGGAATCGTAACATATATTTTTCCTGTGACATCTTTTTTATTAAGAATATCTTGATTTATTTGAACAGATTTAGCCTGTAACCAAAAGCGTTTCCGTTGATTTGAAGTAAGTCTTGGTTCAGATAAAACTTTACCTGAAATATTCACTAATTGAGGGGGGTATTTATCTTTAAAAAATAGACTAATATCATCATAATTAGGCTGAGGTATACGAAACTGAAAATAGACAGATCCCAAGATAGCAAATATACAAATAATTAGCCAAAATTTTCCTTGAGGACATCTACGCCATCGCCTTTTAAGAAAGAGAAAAGTGAAGAATGTGAATAAACTTAATCCAACAATAACCATAGCCCATTGTTGCCATGAAGGGTTAGGATTGGGAAAGCCAAAAATACCTGTTGATAATAATCCTATTCCATAGGCTAAACTAACAATTGTCCAACGTTCTCGGTTCATCCCAGGCCTGTCTCATAACCCTACATAGTTCAGACTAACTTAAAAATAAATACATATCCACTATTATTACAATATTTTAATAAATAATTACTATAATTAAGCGTAGGGTGGGCAGTGCATTGGCCTACTGGTTACAATAGCAAAATTTTGAGAAAACCCCCTTGACAAAGGTGATAGAATAGGATATCAAAAATAAAATACATAAAGTAAGTCAGCCTAATTGCTCAGTGTAATTATTAGACATCGACCGAACTTAACCTCAAACCCTTGTAGCATCGGGGTCAAATCTGGGATTTTGGAGATGTCTATTAAGTGATGAGAAAGCGGTCTTAAATTTGAGATAATCTCCCAGCATGTTGGGGTAAAATGTAAGCTATGTTACAAAATCTTGGAAAGTGGGTTACGGCGCGGACAGGAAAACTAGATTAGAATTCACAAATTATGACCCGCGCCTAACCCAGCCTACGATATATAAGATTTTGTTATCACCACAGGTACGGGAGACCAAAGTTAAAAAAGAGTCAATTTTAAGGATTTTAATGACTAGAGAGAGATTTGAGTATCTTTGGGAAGGAATAGACGAATCTCTATATTTTCTTAATAATATTGGTAATAAAGAGGATAAAACTGATAGAATTAGCTAGAAATGATCTAGATTAGAGTATCATAGTTGATTAGTTTTCCTATCTCAAGGATAACTGATTAATGATTTAAAATAACTTAGTTAATTTGGGTTTATTAACAGATGCACTTACGATTTTCTCAAGATATTGAAAGTTTACTTCATCGATTAATGGCTCATCCTCTAACCTTAAGAGAAATTTTAGCAGAAACCTCAGAACGGGGATTTTGCCTGACCATTACTTTATTAATTTTACCCTTTCTTTTTCCCCTGCCCCCTGGATTTTCAACCATTTTAGGAGGAGGATGTTTATTATTGTCCGTGCAAATGGCCCTGGGAAGACGAACCCCCTGGTTGCCCAAACAAGTCGCTCAATTTCAGTTTCCCAAGGCTTTTACGGAACAATTGCTCAAAAATGTGAAAAGAGTGACCAAATTGATCGAAAAATTTTGTCGTCCTCGTATGTTAAGGGTAGCTAAACATCCCTTTGTCTGGCAAGGAAATGGACTCTGTATGGCATGGTTAGCCATTTTACTCATGTTACCCATCCCCTTAACTAATCCCATTCCCACTGTTGCTATTTTAGTCTTAGCCGTGGCCACATTAGAAGCTGATGGACTGCTGATGTGTATTGGGTACTTATTTACTATTATAAATACCCTAATTTTTGGTTTAATTGGTTATTTATTGTGGCAAGCCCCCCAATATTTACCCCAAATTCTCAGATAATTTAACTATAACGATTGCTCAATTTCTGCCCCTATGACCAAAAAAATAGGTTTTAAGCCTCATATCAGCAAGGGGATAGAAATAAAAATATTCGTTGTTTCAAGCTACCGACTTGTTGGCGGTAGTAACTGATAACTGATAACTGATAACTGATAACTGAAATGACCTTTCCCACCACTTCTACTCAAGTTTCCACCTCTTTTCCTGACATTACCTCTCCTTGGCACTCCTTTTCTGCCGAAGAGTCCCTAGACAAATTTCAAAGTGACCCAGAACAAGGGTTAACCCAAGAACAGATCAACCAAAGACAGCAATATTTTGGTCCCAACGAACTCAAAGATACGGGGGGACGTTCCCCTTTGACCATTTTATGGGAACAATTTACCAATATCATGTTGGTAATGTTGATGGCTGTGGCGGTTATCTCTGGTATCTTAGATTTACGTCAAGGGACATTTCCCAAAGATGCAGTGGCCATTTCTGCGATTGTCATTTTGAACGGATTATTAGGCTATTTACAGGAAAGTAAGGCAGAAAAAGCCCTTGCTGCCCTAAAAAACCTTTCTTCCCCTAAAGTGCGGGTGATTCGTCAGGGAATCGTTCAAGAGATCTCTGCCAAGGAATTAGTACCAGGGGATATCATGCTACTCGAAGCAGGGGTACAACTGGCGGCCGATGGTCGCTTACTCGAAGCCCAAAACCTACAGATCCGAGAATCTGCCTTAACCGGAGAAGCAGAGACGGTTAATAAGCAAGCAGATATGATTTTAGGGGAAGATGCATCCTTGGGCGACCGCTTAAATTTAGTCTTTCAAGCGACAGAAGTAGTACAAGGACGAGGCAAAGTCTTAGTCACTAAAACGGCGATGGAGACAGAAATAGGCCATATTGCTGCCATGATTCAAGGGGTAGAAACGGAGGACACCCCCTTACAACAGAGAATGTCCCAACTAGGGAACGTTTTAGTAAGTAGTTCTTTGGCTTTAGTGGTATTAGTGGTCATTGTGGGGGTATTAAGGTCAGGATGGCAGCATTTTGAGGCATTATTAGAGGTTTCCCTCAGTATGGCGGTGGCGGTAGTTCCTGAAGGGTTGCCGGCCGTTGTGACTGTTACCTTGGCCATTGGCACACAGCGAATGGTACGTCGTCACGCCTTAATTCGTAAATTACCGGCCGTAGAAACCTTGGGGTCAGTGACTACCATT
This genomic interval from Aphanothece sacrum FPU1 contains the following:
- a CDS encoding exopolysaccharide biosynthesis protein, which gives rise to MHLRFSQDIESLLHRLMAHPLTLREILAETSERGFCLTITLLILPFLFPLPPGFSTILGGGCLLLSVQMALGRRTPWLPKQVAQFQFPKAFTEQLLKNVKRVTKLIEKFCRPRMLRVAKHPFVWQGNGLCMAWLAILLMLPIPLTNPIPTVAILVLAVATLEADGLLMCIGYLFTIINTLIFGLIGYLLWQAPQYLPQILR
- a CDS encoding ComEC/Rec2 family competence protein; amino-acid sequence: MNRERWTIVSLAYGIGLLSTGIFGFPNPNPSWQQWAMVIVGLSLFTFFTFLFLKRRWRRCPQGKFWLIICIFAILGSVYFQFRIPQPNYDDISLFFKDKYPPQLVNISGKVLSEPRLTSNQRKRFWLQAKSVQINQDILNKKDVTGKIYVTIPIDQDNDLEPGQRITINGVLYKPRSPQNPGAFDFSNYLAKEGAFVGLKGNEIKFKGQLPIFGWTKVRNRITNTFIKGLGEEKGSLLSSIVLGRQAVDLSPDIRDSFMRAGLSHVLAASGFQVALLLGLILWLTKIFSPNKQLIFGSIILLLYTGITGLEPSIFRATLMGVFVLIGMKFEQKTDTLRSLLLAGFLLLLYNPLWIWSLSFQLSFIATFSLIVLSPAIEKKLDWLPINIASIIAVPVAVTIGTSPLIMYFFYTLSFYTIICNIITTPLIMLISLGGMINAIVALISPLLGSYLAQIFYYPLDLLLNIVHFFANLSLSILVVGKISLIVLIIIYVLLGLVWLNQYWRSRWPLVGLLIISLITFPLIFQNLTLVKVTILTAKPDPIVVIQNRGKIAIINLGDQQTIKYTLVPFLSQQGINNIPLAIAFNEENIKDWLNINAIPTVDKFLSPSGTPKKNTQSMLIGENIRIGSTQIKLLANEPLILWWQIENQSWLWINSQDTNGKIPQKYLDNSPKILLGSQKSIPMSWLRQIQVKAVILNTPFIPNKLKRQLQRNKIKMYPIQQEGAIEWTPKKGFQTRLVNQELTL